From candidate division WOR-3 bacterium, one genomic window encodes:
- a CDS encoding asparagine synthetase B — MSGFAVLVSLLFSQTMMLIPMDLAQTDHLKAYGIAYRALVRGVRVEWLLNYRGGSFLFPEDGTAIKECRLNGVVFEEVAPSQLVAIRSTIEANNMASVVLERPTRIAVYAPPTADPWDDAVRLALDYAGIPYDVIWDREVLGGKLSQYDWLHLHHEDFTGQFGKFYASYRQEKWYQEEVALNIKTARELGFKKVSQLKLAVIEAIRRYIAEGGMLFAMCSATDTPDIAWAARNTDICDAVFDGDPPDPNCNQKLDYEGCLAFENFRVITDPWVYEHSDIDTYQEATARGPDVYFSLFDFSAKYDPVPTMLVQNHVGLVKEFLGQNCGFRRTLLKKNVVVMGEVNNTEEVKYIHGQFGKGTFTFLGGHDPEDYAHRIGDPPTDLSLHKNSPGYRLILNNVLFPAAEKKPLKT, encoded by the coding sequence ATGAGCGGGTTCGCAGTTCTTGTTTCCCTTTTGTTTTCCCAGACGATGATGCTGATTCCGATGGATTTAGCCCAGACCGACCATCTAAAGGCTTACGGCATTGCGTACCGTGCGCTGGTGCGCGGGGTGCGGGTTGAATGGCTCTTGAACTACCGAGGTGGTTCCTTTTTGTTTCCGGAAGATGGCACGGCAATAAAGGAGTGCCGGCTTAACGGGGTTGTGTTTGAGGAGGTGGCGCCATCGCAACTGGTGGCAATTCGCTCGACAATCGAAGCGAACAACATGGCTTCGGTTGTGCTGGAAAGGCCGACGCGGATCGCGGTTTATGCGCCACCAACCGCCGACCCTTGGGATGATGCGGTGCGGCTGGCGCTGGACTACGCCGGGATTCCTTACGATGTTATCTGGGATAGGGAGGTGCTGGGCGGGAAATTGTCCCAGTACGATTGGTTGCATTTGCACCACGAGGATTTCACCGGTCAGTTTGGTAAGTTTTACGCCTCTTACCGGCAGGAGAAGTGGTACCAGGAAGAGGTGGCGCTCAACATAAAGACCGCACGCGAGCTGGGGTTCAAGAAGGTGAGCCAGTTGAAACTGGCGGTGATTGAGGCGATAAGAAGGTATATCGCTGAAGGCGGTATGCTGTTTGCGATGTGTTCCGCGACCGACACGCCGGATATCGCTTGGGCGGCGCGCAACACCGATATCTGCGATGCGGTGTTTGATGGAGACCCACCGGACCCCAACTGCAATCAGAAACTGGACTATGAGGGGTGCTTAGCGTTTGAGAATTTTAGGGTGATTACCGACCCCTGGGTTTATGAGCATTCGGATATCGACACTTATCAGGAGGCAACAGCCCGGGGCCCGGATGTTTACTTTTCCCTTTTTGATTTCTCTGCCAAGTACGACCCGGTGCCGACGATGCTCGTCCAGAACCATGTCGGACTGGTCAAGGAGTTTTTAGGACAGAACTGTGGTTTCCGGCGCACTTTGCTGAAGAAGAATGTCGTAGTTATGGGTGAAGTGAACAACACCGAAGAGGTGAAGTATATTCATGGACAGTTTGGTAAAGGTACCTTTACTTTTCTGGGTGGACACGACCCAGAGGATTATGCACATCGCATTGGCGACCCACCCACCGACCTTTCTTTGCATAAAAATTCCCCGGGCTACCGGTTGATTCTCAACAATGTGCTCTTCCCGGCGGC